A single Bacillota bacterium DNA region contains:
- the nagA gene encoding N-acetylglucosamine-6-phosphate deacetylase, with the protein MEAGASRRPGGPGERLTALVAGRVYAPEEVAGPVTVVLRGQRILDLWRGTGAEEAAARLGEAGRVIDLGEAWLAPGLIDLHTHAFRGHDVTTGSAGEIAAMARELPRTGVTAFFPTVASTLPGPTEQQVRRIAALAEEGPEPPSAQVLGARLEGPFISKAKKGAQYEPAIRPPDTGELARLVEAGRGWLRLIDFAPEEDAGGRFLAAVVAHGIIACVGHTMASYEQAERAIDGGARHCTHLFDAMTPVGHRAPGVPGAFLTDRRATVEVIADGIHLHPAVLRLVLAARGADEVALVTDAVAAAGLGDGEYEFTGRRVVVRDGAVRLPDGTLAGSTLTMDRAVRTMVTRAGASWEEAIRMASWTPARIAGVDGRKGRIAAGMDADLVALDREGEVLATWTRGRLAFEREGFGSGR; encoded by the coding sequence ATGGAAGCAGGAGCGAGCCGGCGGCCAGGAGGGCCCGGGGAGCGCCTGACCGCGCTGGTGGCCGGGCGGGTCTATGCCCCGGAGGAGGTGGCCGGCCCGGTGACGGTGGTGCTCCGCGGCCAGCGCATCCTCGATCTCTGGCGGGGGACGGGCGCCGAGGAGGCCGCCGCCCGCCTGGGCGAGGCCGGCCGGGTGATCGACCTGGGGGAGGCATGGCTGGCGCCGGGCCTGATCGACCTCCACACCCACGCCTTCCGCGGCCACGACGTGACCACCGGCAGCGCCGGGGAGATCGCCGCCATGGCGCGGGAGCTGCCGCGGACCGGCGTCACCGCCTTCTTCCCCACGGTGGCCAGCACGCTGCCCGGGCCGACCGAGCAGCAGGTGCGGCGGATCGCGGCGCTGGCCGAGGAGGGACCCGAGCCGCCGTCGGCCCAGGTGCTGGGCGCCCGGCTGGAGGGCCCCTTCATCAGCAAGGCGAAGAAGGGCGCCCAGTACGAGCCGGCGATCCGCCCTCCCGACACCGGGGAGCTGGCGCGGCTGGTGGAGGCGGGACGGGGTTGGCTCCGCCTGATCGACTTCGCGCCGGAGGAGGATGCGGGCGGCCGCTTCCTGGCGGCGGTGGTGGCGCACGGCATCATCGCCTGCGTCGGCCACACCATGGCCAGCTACGAGCAGGCGGAGCGGGCGATCGACGGCGGTGCGCGCCACTGCACCCACCTCTTCGACGCCATGACGCCGGTGGGCCACCGGGCGCCGGGGGTACCCGGCGCCTTCCTGACCGACCGGCGGGCGACGGTGGAGGTGATCGCCGACGGGATCCACCTCCATCCCGCCGTCCTGCGGCTGGTCCTGGCGGCACGGGGGGCCGACGAGGTGGCGCTGGTCACCGACGCCGTGGCGGCGGCGGGACTGGGCGACGGCGAGTACGAGTTCACCGGGCGCCGCGTGGTGGTCCGCGACGGGGCGGTGCGGCTACCGGACGGGACGCTGGCGGGGAGCACGCTGACCATGGACCGCGCGGTCCGGACCATGGTCACCCGCGCCGGCGCCTCCTGGGAGGAGGCGATCCGCATGGCCAGCTGGACGCCCGCCCGCATCGCCGGCGTCGACGGCCGCAAGGGGCGGATCGCCGCCGGCATGGACGCGGACCTGGTGGCGCTGGACCGGGAGGGCGAGGTGCTCGCCACGTGGACGAGGGGCCGGCTCGCCTTCGAGAGGGAGGGCTTCGGTTCGGGCCGC
- a CDS encoding HAD family hydrolase, whose amino-acid sequence MEARLQPEAQEGSGLLAFDVDGTLIPYGGVISPRVRQAMEQAQAAGWRLTILTGRSWPELRPILRQIPWFSGPVACANGAVVAQAPGGELLRVRRLEREAALRAVRLLEEERALFWVYGVEEAYVGWRTWRDRIARDPILGKARALGWLVRALRFRRVGFRAVRRTLEVVERLDAPPTHLTVLVRPEALEAERERYRALFPEFQVEAVTEASLDFLPPGSDKGEALLAVARLHGIDPRRTVMVGDNFNDVPAFKAAGYAVVMGGAPREVRRHADVVAPAAREDGAAWAVAHLLARDEHRSGR is encoded by the coding sequence TTGGAGGCGCGGCTGCAGCCCGAGGCGCAGGAGGGGTCGGGACTCCTGGCCTTCGACGTGGACGGGACGCTCATCCCGTACGGCGGCGTGATCTCGCCCCGCGTGCGCCAGGCGATGGAGCAGGCCCAGGCCGCGGGGTGGCGCCTGACCATCCTGACGGGGCGCTCCTGGCCCGAGCTGCGGCCGATCCTGCGCCAGATCCCCTGGTTCTCCGGGCCGGTCGCCTGCGCCAACGGGGCGGTGGTGGCGCAGGCACCCGGGGGCGAGCTCCTGCGCGTCCGCCGGCTCGAACGGGAGGCGGCGCTGCGGGCGGTGCGCCTCCTGGAGGAGGAGCGGGCGCTCTTCTGGGTCTATGGCGTGGAGGAGGCGTACGTCGGCTGGCGCACCTGGCGCGACCGGATCGCCCGTGATCCCATCCTGGGGAAGGCACGGGCGCTGGGCTGGCTGGTGCGGGCGCTCCGCTTCCGGCGCGTCGGCTTCCGGGCGGTCCGGCGGACGCTGGAGGTGGTGGAGCGGCTGGACGCGCCCCCGACCCACCTGACGGTGCTGGTCCGGCCGGAGGCGCTGGAGGCGGAGCGGGAGCGATACCGCGCGCTCTTCCCGGAGTTCCAGGTGGAGGCGGTGACCGAGGCGTCGCTGGATTTCCTTCCTCCCGGCTCCGACAAGGGGGAGGCGCTCCTGGCGGTGGCGCGGCTCCACGGCATCGATCCCCGGCGGACGGTGATGGTGGGGGACAACTTCAACGACGTCCCCGCCTTCAAGGCGGCCGGGTACGCGGTGGTGATGGGCGGCGCCCCCCGCGAGGTCCGCCGCCACGCGGACGTGGTGGCGCCGGCGGCGCGGGAGGACGGCGCGGCCTGGGCGGTCGCCCACCTCCTCGCCCGGGACGAGCATCGCAGCGGGAGATGA